The following coding sequences are from one Methanosarcina sp. WWM596 window:
- a CDS encoding transcriptional regulator, whose translation MVDESGLAIETTNIMNEAPLSMGSSEYEMIELFRKINISRPIALTLACLAKGREISSQSIEMVSGLRQPEVSVAMRYLRENNWINIREEKKSKGKGRPIKLYRLTVPMDCIVSKIEEEIIAESRLVLKNIELLKHIA comes from the coding sequence ATGGTAGATGAAAGTGGTTTAGCTATAGAAACTACTAACATAATGAATGAGGCTCCCTTATCCATGGGATCAAGCGAATATGAAATGATTGAATTATTTAGAAAGATCAACATCAGCAGACCAATTGCTCTTACCCTTGCCTGCCTTGCAAAAGGAAGGGAAATCTCTTCCCAGAGCATCGAAATGGTATCTGGCCTGAGACAGCCGGAAGTCAGTGTTGCAATGCGGTACCTCCGCGAAAACAACTGGATTAACATCCGGGAAGAAAAGAAATCAAAAGGTAAGGGCAGACCGATCAAGCTATACAGGCTAACAGTCCCAATGGACTGCATTGTCAGCAAGATCGAAGAAGAAATCATAGCCGAAAGCAGACTTGTGCTGAAAAATATTGAACTTCTGAAGCACATTGCCTGA
- a CDS encoding transcriptional regulator — protein MIVVADNGLTSEDNDLKMGEVEYEMVELLRRLNINRPVALTLACLSKGEEISSQCIEMVSGLRQPEVSIAMRYLRENDWVDMREEKKNQGKGRPVKLYKLTVQMETIINTIEENVIAESKTIFQNIERLKNLS, from the coding sequence ATGATAGTTGTGGCAGATAATGGGCTAACATCAGAAGACAATGATTTAAAAATGGGAGAGGTTGAGTACGAAATGGTCGAGCTTTTGAGGAGGCTTAATATAAACAGACCGGTCGCTTTAACTCTTGCATGCCTCTCAAAAGGAGAAGAGATTTCTTCCCAGTGTATAGAAATGGTATCAGGTCTGAGACAGCCAGAAGTCAGTATTGCAATGCGCTACCTTCGTGAAAATGACTGGGTGGATATGAGAGAAGAAAAAAAGAACCAGGGCAAGGGTAGGCCGGTAAAGCTCTACAAACTGACAGTCCAGATGGAAACAATCATTAACACAATAGAAGAAAACGTCATTGCTGAGAGCAAGACCATATTCCAGAACATAGAACGTCTCAAGAACCTTTCCTGA
- a CDS encoding PGF-pre-PGF domain-containing protein: MWQIKRLLLILFTVALALQAIAGSAAATTFYVDDDGPGNYTTIQVALTDSVDGDTIIVESGTYSGRISVEKSVIIRGSSDYPTIVDGFDIYVPEVQVDGFTIKDRVQFDGGGGACKIKNNKFDGCGISIGNNYACGNQIIMNNSFIDSSVGISTFDSISNIITGNTFQSCDTGISLLSGGGGHVITGNTITNCDIGIRLTDESATIYNNYFNNKVNLYAVDEWATSSLNSTKIKETNIIDGPYIGGNFWGTPEGDGFSQTQLDVNGDGIAEKAYRINEKNIDYMPLVTPRTEPAPVVPVANFQTNITQGPAPLAVQFTDISQDTTSRTWDINNDGIEDSIEASFVHVYTVPGTYTVNLTAINENGTASKTAVITVLEEEIAIIPVADFNMNVTSGPAPLSVLFTDLSQDTTSRSWDINNDGIEDSIEASFVHVYTVPGTYTVDLTAINENGTTSKLATITVLEEEIAIIPVADFNMNVTSGPAPLSVLFTDLSQDTTSRSWDINNDGIEDSIEASFVHVYTVPGTYTVNLTVSNANGTTSKLATITVLESSSSDNNSSSDSSSSSGGSSGGSSGGSSGGSSGGSSGGGGGSPESSRNIEVKELSQVFITNGKAIQFDFTKKATCVVYVGFDSKKTVGKTTTIIEQLKNKSTLVSGLPSDEVYKFFNIWVGNSGFATSKNIENPVICFKVEKIWIQDKMIDQASIALNRYSDEKWEQLSVKLSGEDATYLYFTANVPGFSSFAITGTSKGASEKVTEKGTALETRSLQDGGNESTGLGTDAEQSESTNFSGSPPVYGIIGILFLGLICAIIYIQLPK; this comes from the coding sequence GTGTGGCAAATAAAAAGATTATTATTGATTCTATTTACAGTGGCTCTTGCACTTCAGGCTATTGCTGGTAGTGCAGCTGCGACTACATTCTACGTGGACGACGATGGGCCTGGAAATTACACGACAATCCAGGTCGCCTTAACTGATTCGGTTGATGGAGATACGATAATTGTAGAGTCAGGGACTTACTCAGGCAGGATTTCTGTAGAAAAAAGTGTAATTATAAGAGGCTCTTCCGACTATCCCACAATTGTAGATGGTTTTGATATATATGTCCCTGAAGTCCAGGTGGATGGATTCACCATCAAAGACAGAGTTCAGTTTGATGGGGGAGGAGGAGCCTGCAAAATCAAGAATAATAAATTTGATGGATGTGGTATAAGTATTGGCAACAACTATGCCTGTGGAAATCAGATCATAATGAATAACTCCTTCATAGACAGCTCAGTTGGCATATCAACATTTGATAGCATTTCTAACATAATTACTGGAAACACATTCCAAAGCTGTGATACGGGGATATCACTTTTATCTGGTGGCGGTGGTCACGTTATTACCGGAAATACCATAACAAACTGTGATATCGGCATACGTTTAACCGACGAATCTGCTACAATTTATAATAACTACTTTAATAATAAAGTTAACCTGTATGCAGTGGATGAATGGGCAACAAGCTCTCTAAATTCTACCAAAATAAAAGAGACTAACATTATAGATGGTCCTTATATCGGCGGTAACTTCTGGGGTACTCCCGAAGGAGATGGTTTCTCTCAAACCCAGTTAGATGTTAATGGCGATGGTATCGCTGAAAAAGCATACCGGATCAATGAGAAAAATATTGATTATATGCCTCTGGTAACTCCCAGGACCGAGCCTGCACCGGTAGTTCCTGTAGCAAATTTCCAGACAAACATCACCCAGGGACCTGCTCCTCTTGCTGTCCAATTTACCGACATTTCACAGGATACAACATCAAGGACCTGGGATATTAACAATGACGGAATCGAGGACTCAATTGAGGCAAGCTTTGTTCATGTATACACAGTTCCAGGAACTTACACTGTTAATCTGACTGCAATCAATGAAAACGGCACAGCCTCAAAAACTGCTGTCATAACTGTGCTGGAGGAAGAAATTGCTATCATTCCTGTAGCAGACTTCAATATGAATGTTACCAGTGGACCTGCTCCCCTTTCTGTTCTCTTTACTGACCTATCACAGGATACAACATCAAGGAGCTGGGATATTAACAATGACGGAATCGAGGATTCAATTGAGGCAAGCTTTGTTCATGTATACACAGTTCCAGGAACTTACACCGTTGATCTGACTGCAATCAATGAAAACGGTACCACCTCAAAACTTGCTACAATAACTGTGCTGGAGGAAGAAATTGCTATCATTCCTGTAGCAGACTTCAATATGAATGTTACCAGTGGACCTGCTCCCCTTTCTGTTCTCTTTACTGACCTATCACAGGATACAACATCAAGGAGCTGGGATATTAACAATGACGGAATCGAGGACTCAATTGAGGCAAGCTTTGTTCATGTATACACAGTTCCAGGAACTTACACCGTTAATCTGACCGTAAGCAATGCAAACGGTACCACCTCAAAACTTGCTACAATAACTGTACTGGAAAGTAGCTCCAGTGACAATAACAGTTCCAGTGACAGTAGCAGCTCCAGTGGAGGAAGCAGTGGAGGAAGCAGTGGAGGAAGTAGTGGAGGAAGCAGTGGAGGAAGCAGTGGTGGTGGTGGCGGTTCTCCTGAATCTTCAAGAAACATTGAAGTAAAGGAACTTTCCCAGGTCTTCATTACAAACGGAAAAGCTATACAGTTTGACTTCACGAAGAAAGCAACCTGTGTTGTGTATGTGGGTTTTGATTCAAAGAAGACCGTGGGTAAAACCACAACCATTATTGAACAGTTAAAAAATAAATCTACCCTTGTCTCAGGGCTACCTTCGGATGAAGTCTATAAGTTCTTTAACATATGGGTTGGCAACAGCGGGTTTGCAACCTCTAAGAATATCGAAAACCCGGTCATCTGTTTCAAGGTTGAAAAGATCTGGATACAGGATAAAATGATAGACCAGGCTTCTATTGCCCTCAACAGGTACAGTGACGAAAAGTGGGAGCAGCTGTCGGTCAAACTTTCAGGTGAAGATGCAACTTATCTGTACTTCACGGCTAATGTCCCGGGTTTCTCCTCTTTTGCAATAACAGGGACATCAAAAGGTGCCTCTGAAAAAGTGACCGAAAAAGGTACTGCTCTGGAAACTCGGTCCCTGCAGGACGGGGGCAATGAAAGTACAGGTTTGGGCACGGATGCAGAGCAGAGCGAGAGCACAAATTTCTCTGGCTCCCCCCCAGTTTATGGTATAATAGGTATACTCTTTTTAGGCTTGATATGTGCTATCATTTATATACAGCTCCCAAAATAA